In one Modestobacter sp. L9-4 genomic region, the following are encoded:
- a CDS encoding ATP-binding protein, whose translation MTHSIEEHQGYRHVGHVLGADLDLTAVVGPVLRRAVAAGEPVVVACPEAVAAAVLATLEGIGDVFVAPTDPLDDRPPAALAAIAELVDARAPGGGRRLHLVTGPGGPHTDPAVWMQTEALLNHVLAERPVDHICLLGPVGTTGAGEGSPVDVDAVVHATHPWLLTEAGTVRNPGFREPAELLREVQRASVPDPLEETEPTLAIDDLDDLRALRRALTRVLADSALSADAAQDFVLAIDEVTANASEHGIPPVDVRLWSTPERLLCAITDRGAAFDDPLVGYGPAHGDMAVGGMGLWLARRSVDSLTAAPADDSGDGCTVRLVVNA comes from the coding sequence GTGACGCACAGCATCGAGGAGCACCAGGGCTACCGGCACGTGGGACACGTGCTCGGGGCCGATCTGGACCTCACGGCGGTCGTGGGCCCGGTCCTGCGCCGCGCCGTCGCCGCCGGGGAGCCCGTGGTGGTGGCCTGCCCCGAGGCGGTCGCCGCCGCCGTGCTCGCCACGCTGGAGGGCATCGGCGACGTCTTCGTCGCCCCGACCGACCCGCTGGACGACCGGCCCCCGGCCGCGCTGGCCGCGATCGCCGAGCTGGTCGACGCCCGCGCCCCCGGAGGGGGGCGGCGGCTGCACCTGGTCACCGGCCCCGGTGGCCCGCACACCGACCCGGCCGTGTGGATGCAGACCGAGGCGCTGCTCAACCACGTCCTGGCCGAGCGCCCGGTCGACCACATCTGCCTGCTCGGGCCGGTCGGGACGACCGGTGCCGGGGAGGGCTCACCTGTCGACGTCGACGCCGTCGTGCACGCCACCCACCCGTGGCTGCTCACCGAGGCCGGCACCGTGCGCAACCCCGGCTTCCGCGAGCCCGCCGAGCTGCTGCGCGAGGTCCAGCGCGCCTCGGTGCCCGACCCGCTGGAGGAGACCGAGCCGACGCTGGCGATCGACGACCTCGACGACCTGCGCGCGCTCCGCCGGGCGCTCACCCGGGTGCTGGCCGACAGCGCGCTGTCCGCCGACGCCGCGCAGGACTTCGTGCTCGCCATCGACGAGGTCACCGCCAACGCCTCCGAGCACGGCATCCCGCCGGTCGACGTGCGGCTGTGGTCCACGCCCGAGCGGCTGCTGTGCGCCATCACCGACCGCGGCGCAGCCTTCGACGACCCGCTGGTCGGCTACGGCCCGGCCCACGGCGACATGGCCGTGGGCGGCATGGGCCTGTGGCTGGCCCGCCGCTCGGTCGACAGCCTCACGGCCGCACCGGCCGACGACTCCGGCGACGGCTGCACCGTCCGCCTCGTCGTCAACGCCTGA